The proteins below come from a single Chryseobacterium bernardetii genomic window:
- a CDS encoding nucleotidyltransferase domain-containing protein: protein MTPKIVEKIKEVEAAQGVEILLAVESGSRAWGFASPDSDYDIRFIYRHEKDWYLSPWDKDETIEFMTEDDLDGSGWDLRKTFHLLLKSNAALLSWFYSPIVYKENAKFVELFRPLADACFSPVAVSYHYLSMSKKYLEACRADEVKLKSYFYCLRTALTGKWIIEKGTVPPVLFSELLVFVNHETRIKIENLIALKATKGEAYYHPNDWELFEFLEKTIAYNEEKSKGLRGGNVDKKEMERVFREILNKKNYYVHPRP, encoded by the coding sequence ATGACGCCAAAAATAGTAGAAAAGATAAAAGAAGTAGAAGCTGCACAGGGTGTAGAAATACTTCTTGCCGTTGAATCCGGAAGCAGAGCCTGGGGTTTTGCCTCACCGGACAGCGATTATGACATACGTTTTATATACCGTCACGAAAAAGACTGGTATCTTTCCCCTTGGGATAAGGATGAAACAATAGAATTTATGACCGAAGATGATCTGGATGGTTCCGGATGGGACCTCCGAAAGACTTTTCATCTCTTACTGAAATCGAATGCTGCTTTACTGAGCTGGTTCTACTCTCCTATCGTCTATAAGGAAAATGCAAAGTTTGTAGAGCTTTTCAGGCCATTGGCTGATGCCTGTTTTTCACCGGTAGCCGTTTCCTATCATTACTTAAGCATGAGCAAAAAATACCTGGAAGCCTGCAGAGCCGATGAAGTGAAACTAAAGAGCTATTTTTACTGTCTGAGAACTGCATTAACCGGAAAATGGATCATAGAAAAAGGAACGGTTCCGCCAGTATTATTTAGTGAACTGCTTGTTTTTGTAAACCACGAAACCAGAATAAAAATAGAAAACCTTATAGCCTTAAAAGCCACCAAAGGAGAAGCTTATTACCATCCGAATGATTGGGAATTGTTTGAGTTTTTGGAGAAAACCATTGCTTATAATGAGGAAAAATCGAAGGGTTTGAGAGGTGGAAATGTTGATAAAAAGGAAATGGAAAGGGTTTTTAGAGAAATATTAAATAAAAAAAACTATTATGTCCATCCAAGACCTTAA
- the cobT gene encoding nicotinate-nucleotide--dimethylbenzimidazole phosphoribosyltransferase → MLTTDLQHKIDFKTKPLGALGYLEPLAHKIGMVQKTVSPQLSNPHMVVFAADHGIATAGVSAYPQEVTYQMVMNFLGGGAAINVFCRQHGIHIKIVDAGVNFDFPEGLDLMDKKVRKSSRNILDEPAMTSEEYQQALQNGSSVVAEIAETGCNIIGFGEMGIGNTSASSLMMSQLFDLPVVRCIGRGTGLNDDQLQNKINILSAAIEKYPGIKTPDKIAQTFGGLEIVQMMGAMEEAFRQNMLIMIDGFIATVAIATVWKKNPDILKNCIFCHVSDENAHLQLLDLLGQKALLNLNLRLGEGTGCALAYPLIQSAVNFLNEMSSFEDAHVSNKE, encoded by the coding sequence ATGTTGACAACTGATTTACAGCATAAAATTGATTTCAAAACAAAACCTCTTGGCGCATTGGGATATCTGGAACCTCTTGCCCACAAAATAGGAATGGTTCAGAAAACGGTATCTCCACAGCTTTCAAATCCTCATATGGTAGTTTTTGCTGCCGATCACGGGATTGCAACGGCAGGGGTAAGTGCCTATCCGCAGGAAGTAACCTATCAGATGGTAATGAATTTCTTAGGCGGCGGAGCTGCCATCAATGTATTCTGCAGGCAGCATGGAATCCATATTAAAATTGTAGATGCAGGGGTTAATTTCGATTTCCCGGAAGGTTTGGATTTAATGGATAAGAAAGTCAGAAAATCCAGTCGTAATATTCTGGATGAACCGGCGATGACTTCTGAAGAATATCAGCAAGCTTTACAAAATGGAAGTTCGGTGGTGGCAGAGATTGCTGAAACGGGCTGTAATATCATTGGATTTGGTGAAATGGGAATCGGAAATACTTCCGCTTCTTCTCTGATGATGAGCCAATTGTTTGACCTTCCTGTTGTAAGATGTATTGGTCGTGGAACAGGTTTGAATGACGATCAGCTGCAGAATAAGATCAATATTTTATCAGCAGCAATAGAAAAATATCCGGGTATTAAAACTCCGGACAAAATTGCACAGACTTTTGGTGGATTGGAAATTGTTCAGATGATGGGAGCGATGGAAGAAGCATTCCGTCAGAATATGCTGATTATGATAGATGGATTTATTGCTACTGTTGCTATAGCCACTGTATGGAAAAAGAATCCTGATATCCTGAAAAACTGTATATTCTGCCATGTAAGTGATGAAAATGCCCATCTTCAGCTTCTGGATTTATTGGGACAGAAAGCTTTGCTGAACCTTAATTTGAGGTTGGGAGAAGGAACAGGCTGTGCATTGGCATATCCGCTGATTCAAAGTGCAGTAAACTTCCTGAATGAAATGTCAAGTTTTGAGGATGCCCATGTTTCAAATAAAGAATAA
- a CDS encoding adenosylcobinamide-GDP ribazoletransferase — protein MKTIKNELIYFATALMFFTRIPVPFTVPYSSEIMNKSQKYFAWIGLLVGLINAGILYLSAQLFNLEIGIVLMMISSVLLTGAFHEDGFTDMCDSFGGGYGKEKILTIMKDSRVGAYGTIGIILLLALKFFSIQALGTADLMKTLGIIIFAHTSSRFISGTMIYTHQYVTDIDVSKSKPLANKPLDAMALLVGFMSVLLSFILIPDWRLGLVFALAYLGKICMGWYFKKHIGGYTGDCLGAVQQVAEVLFYLGTMIVWKFI, from the coding sequence ATGAAAACCATAAAGAATGAACTGATCTACTTTGCAACGGCATTGATGTTTTTCACCAGAATTCCCGTTCCCTTCACCGTTCCTTATTCCAGTGAGATCATGAACAAATCCCAAAAATATTTCGCATGGATTGGATTATTGGTAGGGTTGATTAATGCTGGTATTTTATACTTGTCTGCTCAACTTTTTAATCTGGAAATAGGAATTGTTCTGATGATGATCAGCAGCGTTCTTCTGACCGGAGCTTTTCACGAAGATGGTTTTACAGATATGTGCGACAGTTTCGGTGGCGGATACGGAAAAGAGAAGATCCTTACCATCATGAAAGACAGTAGAGTGGGAGCCTATGGAACCATTGGAATTATTTTATTGTTGGCTTTAAAATTCTTCAGTATTCAGGCTTTGGGGACAGCTGACCTGATGAAAACCCTGGGAATTATCATTTTTGCCCATACTTCAAGCCGTTTTATTTCAGGAACCATGATCTACACCCATCAGTATGTGACGGATATTGACGTCAGCAAATCAAAACCTCTGGCCAATAAACCTTTGGATGCAATGGCTTTGCTGGTTGGATTTATGAGTGTTCTGCTTTCGTTTATTTTGATTCCGGACTGGCGCCTGGGACTGGTTTTTGCCTTAGCTTATTTAGGAAAGATCTGCATGGGCTGGTACTTTAAAAAACATATCGGCGGTTATACCGGAGACTGTCTGGGAGCTGTACAGCAGGTGGCTGAGGTGTTGTTTTACTTAGGAACAATGATCGTATGGAAATTCATCTGA
- the cobC gene encoding alpha-ribazole phosphatase family protein, translated as MEIHLIRHTVVDNPENLCYGFAEMPLRKEYQQDFESLNLDEDFDVIISSPAQRCRLLAEYFKLDYSTDERLREMNFGNWELKKWTEIPEQEINPWYEDFIHVKASGGENLLEMQTRVLSFWNELIAEKDIQKVLIIAHAGVIRLILQAVLKFPLDNMFNIQIDYGKKVIVDVNEGYFSIKKLNV; from the coding sequence ATGGAAATTCATCTGATTCGCCATACCGTAGTAGATAATCCGGAAAATCTGTGCTATGGATTTGCCGAAATGCCTCTTCGAAAAGAATATCAGCAGGATTTTGAAAGCTTAAATCTGGATGAAGATTTTGATGTGATAATTTCAAGTCCGGCGCAACGGTGCCGTCTTCTGGCAGAATATTTTAAGCTGGATTATTCAACCGATGAAAGACTTCGGGAAATGAATTTCGGAAACTGGGAGCTGAAAAAATGGACAGAAATTCCTGAGCAAGAAATTAATCCATGGTATGAAGATTTTATTCATGTAAAGGCTTCTGGTGGAGAAAATCTCCTTGAAATGCAAACCCGAGTCCTCAGCTTCTGGAATGAATTGATTGCTGAAAAAGATATTCAAAAAGTTCTGATTATTGCTCACGCTGGCGTAATTCGTTTGATTCTTCAGGCAGTACTGAAGTTTCCGTTAGACAATATGTTCAATATTCAGATTGATTACGGAAAGAAAGTAATTGTTGATGTTAACGAAGGCTATTTTTCCATTAAAAAATTAAATGTATGA